One genomic segment of Impatiens glandulifera chromosome 6, dImpGla2.1, whole genome shotgun sequence includes these proteins:
- the LOC124941518 gene encoding alpha-protein kinase 1 → MVSDQDIARGVEIVLRQSNPNSVTTLNGIVQQLEVKLGQDLSHKASFIKDQINLLLGSPPPPQTQPQTQTQQQQQQPLKDHFALQQQNVHYRPQGNPQFLSHFTLQQQQQQHHLQQQFHHHQQQQQQQQQQQIFRAEDLNFRHPFPSQQVEQQQQQQQPAATHLQTAPVGKAVIPNAAAKATKTPKSSAPAGTKRKGGAGGLNKVCGISPLLQVVVGQSALPRTEIVKQLWAYIRKHNLQDPSNKRKIICDEALEKVFETDCTDMFKMNKLLAKHILPLDPTTQEASQSKRMKTEDVDESSNSTNEIPKPSSPTLVVLSDALTKFLGVGERQMLHSEVHNRVWEYIKTNHLEDPLNSMSIICDEKLRELLGCESISALGVPEMLARHHLFKQ, encoded by the exons ATGGTATCTGACCAAGATATAGCAAGAGGTGTAGAGATTGTTCTCCGTCAATCTAACCCTAACTCCGTTACCACTCTTAACGGCATCGTTCAACAGCTTGAGGTGAAACTAGGTCAAGACCTTTCTCATAAAGCTTCTTTCATCAAAGATCAGATCAATCTCCTCCTTGGATCTCCACCTCCACCGCAAACGCAACCGCAAACGCAAacccaacaacaacaacaacagccGTTAAAGGACCATTTTGCACTTCAGCAGCAGAATGTTCATTATCGCCCACAAGGAAACCCTCAATTTCTTTCCCATTTTACCCTTCAACAACAGCAGCAACAACACCATCTCCAGCAGCAATTCCATCACCAccagcaacaacaacaacaacagcagcagcagcagataTTCCGAGCTGAAGACCTCAATTTCCGACACCCATTTCCATCTCAGCAGGTAGAacaacagcagcagcagcagcagccggCGGCGACTCATTTGCAGACGGCGCCGGTGGGTAAAGCTGTTATTCCAAATGCAGCAGCGAAAGCAACGAAAACCCCTAAATCAAG TGCTCCTGCTGGAACCAAAAGAAAAGGTGGGGCTGGTGGTTTGAATAAGGTCTGTGGAATTTCACCTTTACTTCAGGTTGTTGTTGGTCAATCTGCCTTGCCCAGGACTgag attgtAAAGCAGCTATGGGCATATATCAGGAAACATAATCTTCAGGATCCTAGTAACAAGAGGAAGATAATATGCGACGAAGCACTCGAAAAGGTTTTCGAAACTGATTGCACTGATATGTTCAAAATGAACAAACTGCTTGCTAAGCATATACTCCCTCTCGACCCGACAACTC AGGAGGCATCACAATCGAAAAGGATGAAGACTGAAGATGTTGATGAGTCTTCTAATTCTACTAATGAGATTCCCAAACCTTCTAGTCCTACACTTGTGGTACTATCTGATGCGCTTACCAAGTTTTTGGGCGTCGGAGAAAGACAGATGCTCCACTCTGAAGTCCACAATCGTGTTTGGGAATACATCAAAACTAACCATCTTGAG GATCCCTTAAATTCCATGTCGATAATATGCGATGAGAAGCTTCGTGAACTTCTAGGGTGCGAGAGCATATCTGCTTTGGGTGTGCCTGAGATGTTAGCCCGCCATCATCTCTTCAAACaatga